A stretch of Henckelia pumila isolate YLH828 chromosome 4, ASM3356847v2, whole genome shotgun sequence DNA encodes these proteins:
- the LOC140863862 gene encoding uncharacterized protein isoform X3, producing MTDRESGPFIRNQRPESPERLAKFAKIEAENFSDGEEEEAEKRVIIDKDMNPNPRFQRYLLAIEYIGSRFSGAQQQSSCRTVVGVLEFIGQPVSIFCSSRTDAGVHAISNVCHVDVERISKRKPGEVLPPHEPSVVKRAVNHFLQKNEGDIMVLDVKCVPSDFHARYRAQERTYFYRLLSGNEPLSTFEKDRAWHVPEELDIIAMQQACQVLVGRHDFSSFRAAACQAKSPVRTLDELTVAEVASSPYFPSGLKRELSGEPNQGFGSRKGHRSFVVTARARSFLYHQVRLLVGVLKSVGAGDLTTIDVDRILKAKDVSAACPMAPACGLYLGHVRYDLPSETHE from the exons ATGACTGACAGAGAATCGGGTCCATTCATACGAAATCAACGGCCGGAATCACCCGAAAGGCTGGCGAAATTTGCAAAAATCGAAGCTGAAAATTTCTCCGACGGGGAGGAGGAGGAAGCGGAGAAGAGAGTAATAATTGACAAGGATATGAATCCGAACCCAAGGTTTCAGAGGTATTTGTTGGCGATTGAGTACATAGGATCTCGATTTTCCGGCGCTCAACAGCAGTCATCTTGTAGAACCGTCGTCGGTGTGCTCGAG TTTATAGGTCAGCCGGTTTCCATTTTCTGCTCTAGTCGAACT GATGCAGGCGTTCATGCGATATCTAATGTCTGCCACGTAGATGTTGAGAGGATAAGTAAAAGAAAACCTGGTGAAGTG TTACCTCCCCATGAACCTTCAGTTGTTAAAAGAGCTGTCAATCATTTTTTACAG AAGAACGAGGGTGATATAATGGTGTTAGATGTTAAGTGTGTTCCATCTGATTTTCATGCTCGCTACAGAGCTCAGGAACGGAC GTATTTCTATAGATTGTTATCTGGGAATGAGCCTTTGTCAACCTTTGAGAAAGATCGAGCTTGGCATGTCCCCGAGGAACTTGATATAATTGCAATGCAG CAAGCATGTCAAGTACTTGTTGGACGCCATGATTTTAGTTCTTTCAGAGCTGCTGCATGCCAG GCTAAATCACCTGTCAGAACATTGGATGAATTAACTGTAGCAGAGGTTGCTTCAAGCCCATATTTTCCATCAGGGTTGAAGAGGGAACTTAGTGGAGAGCCTAATCAAGGATTTGGCTCAAGAAAAGGGCACAGGAGCTTTGTTGTTACTGCACGAGCACGTTCTTTCCTTTACCATCAG GTTAGATTACTTGTTGGTGTTCTGAAATCAGTGGGCGCAGGTGATCTCACTACTATAGACG TCGACCGAATTCTCAAAGCAAAGGATGTGAGCGCTGCATGTCCTATGGCACCAGCATGTGGTCTATATCTTGGACATGTCAGGTATGACCTCCCATCAGAAACACATGAATAG
- the LOC140863862 gene encoding uncharacterized protein isoform X2: MTDRESGPFIRNQRPESPERLAKFAKIEAENFSDGEEEEAEKRVIIDKDMNPNPRFQRYLLAIEYIGSRFSGAQQQSSCRTVVGVLEAFKKFIGQPVSIFCSSRTDAGVHAISNVCHVDVERISKRKPGEVLPPHEPSVVKRAVNHFLQKNEGDIMVLDVKCVPSDFHARYRAQERTYFYRLLSGNEPLSTFEKDRAWHVPEELDIIAMQQACQVLVGRHDFSSFRAAACQAKSPVRTLDELTVAEVASSPYFPSGLKRELSGEPNQGFGSRKGHRSFVVTARARSFLYHQVRLLVGVLKSVGAGDLTTIDVDRILKAKDVSAACPMAPACGLYLGHVRYDLPSETHE; this comes from the exons ATGACTGACAGAGAATCGGGTCCATTCATACGAAATCAACGGCCGGAATCACCCGAAAGGCTGGCGAAATTTGCAAAAATCGAAGCTGAAAATTTCTCCGACGGGGAGGAGGAGGAAGCGGAGAAGAGAGTAATAATTGACAAGGATATGAATCCGAACCCAAGGTTTCAGAGGTATTTGTTGGCGATTGAGTACATAGGATCTCGATTTTCCGGCGCTCAACAGCAGTCATCTTGTAGAACCGTCGTCGGTGTGCTCGAG GCATTTAAAAAGTTTATAGGTCAGCCGGTTTCCATTTTCTGCTCTAGTCGAACT GATGCAGGCGTTCATGCGATATCTAATGTCTGCCACGTAGATGTTGAGAGGATAAGTAAAAGAAAACCTGGTGAAGTG TTACCTCCCCATGAACCTTCAGTTGTTAAAAGAGCTGTCAATCATTTTTTACAG AAGAACGAGGGTGATATAATGGTGTTAGATGTTAAGTGTGTTCCATCTGATTTTCATGCTCGCTACAGAGCTCAGGAACGGAC GTATTTCTATAGATTGTTATCTGGGAATGAGCCTTTGTCAACCTTTGAGAAAGATCGAGCTTGGCATGTCCCCGAGGAACTTGATATAATTGCAATGCAG CAAGCATGTCAAGTACTTGTTGGACGCCATGATTTTAGTTCTTTCAGAGCTGCTGCATGCCAG GCTAAATCACCTGTCAGAACATTGGATGAATTAACTGTAGCAGAGGTTGCTTCAAGCCCATATTTTCCATCAGGGTTGAAGAGGGAACTTAGTGGAGAGCCTAATCAAGGATTTGGCTCAAGAAAAGGGCACAGGAGCTTTGTTGTTACTGCACGAGCACGTTCTTTCCTTTACCATCAG GTTAGATTACTTGTTGGTGTTCTGAAATCAGTGGGCGCAGGTGATCTCACTACTATAGACG TCGACCGAATTCTCAAAGCAAAGGATGTGAGCGCTGCATGTCCTATGGCACCAGCATGTGGTCTATATCTTGGACATGTCAGGTATGACCTCCCATCAGAAACACATGAATAG
- the LOC140863862 gene encoding uncharacterized protein isoform X1, with translation MTDRESGPFIRNQRPESPERLAKFAKIEAENFSDGEEEEAEKRVIIDKDMNPNPRFQRYLLAIEYIGSRFSGAQQQSSCRTVVGVLEEAFKKFIGQPVSIFCSSRTDAGVHAISNVCHVDVERISKRKPGEVLPPHEPSVVKRAVNHFLQKNEGDIMVLDVKCVPSDFHARYRAQERTYFYRLLSGNEPLSTFEKDRAWHVPEELDIIAMQQACQVLVGRHDFSSFRAAACQAKSPVRTLDELTVAEVASSPYFPSGLKRELSGEPNQGFGSRKGHRSFVVTARARSFLYHQVRLLVGVLKSVGAGDLTTIDVDRILKAKDVSAACPMAPACGLYLGHVRYDLPSETHE, from the exons ATGACTGACAGAGAATCGGGTCCATTCATACGAAATCAACGGCCGGAATCACCCGAAAGGCTGGCGAAATTTGCAAAAATCGAAGCTGAAAATTTCTCCGACGGGGAGGAGGAGGAAGCGGAGAAGAGAGTAATAATTGACAAGGATATGAATCCGAACCCAAGGTTTCAGAGGTATTTGTTGGCGATTGAGTACATAGGATCTCGATTTTCCGGCGCTCAACAGCAGTCATCTTGTAGAACCGTCGTCGGTGTGCTCGAG GAGGCATTTAAAAAGTTTATAGGTCAGCCGGTTTCCATTTTCTGCTCTAGTCGAACT GATGCAGGCGTTCATGCGATATCTAATGTCTGCCACGTAGATGTTGAGAGGATAAGTAAAAGAAAACCTGGTGAAGTG TTACCTCCCCATGAACCTTCAGTTGTTAAAAGAGCTGTCAATCATTTTTTACAG AAGAACGAGGGTGATATAATGGTGTTAGATGTTAAGTGTGTTCCATCTGATTTTCATGCTCGCTACAGAGCTCAGGAACGGAC GTATTTCTATAGATTGTTATCTGGGAATGAGCCTTTGTCAACCTTTGAGAAAGATCGAGCTTGGCATGTCCCCGAGGAACTTGATATAATTGCAATGCAG CAAGCATGTCAAGTACTTGTTGGACGCCATGATTTTAGTTCTTTCAGAGCTGCTGCATGCCAG GCTAAATCACCTGTCAGAACATTGGATGAATTAACTGTAGCAGAGGTTGCTTCAAGCCCATATTTTCCATCAGGGTTGAAGAGGGAACTTAGTGGAGAGCCTAATCAAGGATTTGGCTCAAGAAAAGGGCACAGGAGCTTTGTTGTTACTGCACGAGCACGTTCTTTCCTTTACCATCAG GTTAGATTACTTGTTGGTGTTCTGAAATCAGTGGGCGCAGGTGATCTCACTACTATAGACG TCGACCGAATTCTCAAAGCAAAGGATGTGAGCGCTGCATGTCCTATGGCACCAGCATGTGGTCTATATCTTGGACATGTCAGGTATGACCTCCCATCAGAAACACATGAATAG